In the Centroberyx gerrardi isolate f3 chromosome 9, fCenGer3.hap1.cur.20231027, whole genome shotgun sequence genome, one interval contains:
- the lpl2a gene encoding lipoprotein lipase encodes MKGWQVRCLYFVLLSAAVQYVTCLEEELADSIFGNFLDPLKDLFEQKDDSNSTVAKFSLRKPSQPDDDLCYIVPGKPESLAACTFNSTSKTFLVIHGWTVSGMFESWVAKLVSALYEREQTANVIVVDWLSSAQNHYVVAAQNTKAVGREIAHFIDWIEETANIPLENLHLIGYSLGAHVAGFAGSHATNKVGRITGLDPAGPDFEGEHAHRRLSPDDAHFVDVLHTFTRGSLGLSIGIQQPVGHVDIYPNGGSFQPGCNLRGALEKIANLGLFAITDAVKCEHERSIHLFIDSLLNEQEAAKAYRCGSNAMFDRGMCLSCRKSRCNTVGYDISKVRKARNVQMYTKTRASMPFRVYHYQLKIHFSSKVNRSEMEPSLTVSLFGTKGEAENLELKLKEKIATNKTHSFLLVTEKDIGDLMMLKFKWEETNGWSASNMLKMVSSWWSGDSDAASMEVHKIRIRVGETQQKVVFCVKDPQTQSLMQEVTFVKCKDEWRRNPRHTPKRITLANH; translated from the exons atgaaagggTGGCAAGTTCGGTGTCTTTACTTTGTGTTGTTGAGTGcagctgtacagtatgtgacgTGCTTGGAAGAAGAGCTCGCCGATTCCATTTTTG GTAACTTCCTGGACCCTCTGAAAGACTTGTTTGAGCAGAAGGATGACAGCAACAGCACCGTTGCCAAATTCTCCCTCCGGAAACCGTCCCAGCCTGATGATGACCTGTGCTACATTGTTCCTGGCAAACCTGAATCCCTGGCAGCCTGCACCTTCAACAGCACCTCCAAAACCTTCCTAGTAATCCATGGATGGACG GTGAGCGGTATGTTTGAGAGCTGGGTGGCCAAGCTAGTATCAGCGCTGtatgagagagagcagacagccaACGTCATAGTGGTGGACTGGCTCAGCTCGGCCCAGAACCACTATGTGGTCGCAGCCCAGAACACCAAGGCGGTCGGACGGGAGATCGCTCACTTCATCGACTGGATAGAG GAGACCGCCAACATTCCTCTTGAGAACCTCCACCTCATTGGCTACAGCCTGGGGGCTCATGTGGCAGGATTCGCTGGTAGCCATGCCACCAACAAAGTTGGGAGAATAACTG gtCTAGACCCAGCTGGTCCTGACTTCGAGGGGGAGCACGCCCACAGACGCCTTTCCCCAGACGACGCTCACTTTGTAGACGTCCTCCACACCTTCACACGGGGCTCCTTGGGTCTCAGCATTGGGATCCAGCAGCCTGTCGGTCATGTTGACATCTACCCCAACGGCGGCAGCTTCCAGCCGGGCTGCAACCTGCGGGGGGCCCTGGAGAAGATCGCTAACCTTGGATTATTTG CCATCACTGATGCGGTGAAGTGCGAGCACGAGCGTTCGATCCACCTGTTCATCGACTCTCTGCTGAACGAGCAGGAGGCGGCCAAGGCCTACCGCTGCGGCAGCAACGCCATGTTTGACCGCGGCATGTGCCTCAGCTGCCGCAAGAGCCGCTGCAACACGGTGGGCTACGACATCAGCAAGGTCCGCAAGGCGCGCAACGTCCAGATGTACACCAAGACACGAGCCTCCATGCCTTTCAGAG TGTATCACTATCAGCTGAAAATCCACTTCTCCAGCAAGGTGAACCGCTCGGAGATGGAGCCGTCACTCACTGTCTCGCTGTTTGGAACCAAAGGAGAGGCCGAGAACCTGGAGCTTAAACT GAAGGAGAAAATAGCGACAAACAAGACTCATTCATTCCTGCTGGTGACAGAGAAGGACATCGGCGACCTCATGATGCTCAAGTTTAAATGGGAGGAGACGAACGGCTGGTCTGCCTCCAACATGCTGAAGATGGTTTCCTCCTGGTGGTCAGGTGACTCAGACGCCGCCAGCATGGAGGTTCACAAGATCCGCATCCGAGTCGGCGAGACGCAGCAAAA GGTGGTGTTCTGTGTGAAAGACCCTCAGACTCAGAGCTTAATGCAGGAAGTCACATTTGTCAAATGTAAGGATGAGTGGAGGAGAAACCCAAGACACACTCCTAAGAG AATAACCCTGGCGAACCACTAA